A window of Rhododendron vialii isolate Sample 1 chromosome 13a, ASM3025357v1 contains these coding sequences:
- the LOC131313491 gene encoding uncharacterized protein LOC131313491, whose translation MAIHQLNLAHENQLKPLKLQGFKQKDQMANGISSFWALLFSIFVFVSVFYIFSLSPSSLLNTTKFWFFISNTLILIIAVDFGASKKRAEIYEECVEESMGNINRFPSFECPYPEKEIAETNNPQHPEKKIAKTNIPAQKEKNLQETLEEVKEVVVDVVSKRESRENKMQVVAKVDLKMCIEEPEEKMVEFPPKVDHEKVHEEEKERETSIGNERPNEKEEEGRQEEEDDDDDDEFSKMSNEELNRRVEEFIQRFNRQIRLQAAQNRIQQTQGCN comes from the coding sequence ATGGCAATCCACCAGCTAAATCTAGCACATGAAAATCAACTGAAACCCCTCAAACTCCAAGGTTTCAAACAAAAGGATCAAATGGCAAATGGGATATCCTCCTTTTGGGCTTTGCTTTTCTCCATTTTCGTCTTTGTTTCTGTCTTCTACATCTTCAGCCTCTCCCCTTCCTCTCTCCTCAACACAACCAAATTCTGGTTCTTCATTTCCAACACTCTCATTCTCATCATTGCTGTTGATTTTGGTGCATCGAAAAAACGAGCCGAAATCTACGAAGAGTGCGTGGAAGAAAGCATGGGTAATATTAATAGGTTTCCATCGTTCGAGTGTCCATACCCGGAAAAGGAAATTGCTGAGACAAACAATCCACAGCACCCGGAAAAGAAAATTGCCAAGACAAACATTCCAgcccaaaaggaaaagaatttaCAAGAAACTCTAGAAGAAGTAAAAGAAGTTGTCGTTGATGTTGTTAGTAAGAGAGAATCCAGGGAAAATAAAATGCAAGTCGTTGCAaaagttgatttgaaaatgtgTATTGAGGAACCCGAAGAAAAGATGGTAGAATTCCCTCCAAAAGTTGATCATGAGAAAGTTCAtgaggaagaaaaggaaagagaaacaaGCATTGGAAATGAGCGGCCaaacgaaaaagaagaagaaggaagacaagaagaagaagatgatgacgatgatgatgagTTTTCAAAAATGTCAAATGAAGAATTGAACAGAAGAGTTGAGGAGTTCATTCAAAGATTTAACAGGCAAATTCGGCTTCAAGCAGCTCAAAACAGAATCCAGCAAACGCAGGGATGTAATTAA
- the LOC131313492 gene encoding uncharacterized protein LOC131313492 has protein sequence MAIHQLNLAHENDQLKSLKFQGYNQKGNGISFWAFLFSIFIFISVFYIFNLSPSSLLNTTKFWFFISNTLILIIAADFGASKKQAQVYDEYVEKSGGNISFPSFQSRYPEREIVKTSIPPQKVKNFQETQEEVKEDVVRESESTVNEMQVVVKDDVKESTEESQGKMVEFPPNVANEAHEEEKESETSIGYEPDGEEEEEEVEEEEQEQENEYSKLSNEELNRRVEEFIQRFNRQIRLQAAQNRTQQMQRGNFVHQTSLVK, from the coding sequence ATGGCAATCCACCAGCTAAATCTAGCCCATGAAAATGATCAACTGAAATCCCTCAAATTCCAAGGTTACAATCAAAAGGGAAATGGGATATCCTTTTGGGCTTTCCTTTtctccattttcattttcatttctgtCTTCTACATCTTCAACCTCTCCCCTTCTTCCCTCCTCAACACCACCAAATTCTGGTTCTTCATTTCCAACACTCTGATTCTCATCATTGCTGCTGATTTTGGTGCATCGAAAAAACAAGCCCAAGTCTACGATGAATACGTCGAGAAAAGCGGGGGCAATATTAGCTTTCCATCGTTCCAATCTCGATACCCGGAAAGGGAAATTGTTAAAACAAGCATTCCACCTCAAAAAGTGAAGAATTTCCAGGAAACTCaagaagaagtaaaagaagATGTTGTTCGTGAGAGCGAATCCACGGTAAATGAAATGCAAGTTGTTGTAAAAGATGATGTAAAAGAATCAACAGAGGAATCCCAAGGGAAGATGGTGGAATTCCCTCCAAATGTTGCTAATGAAGCTCATGAGGAGGAAAAGGAAAGCGAAACAAGCATTGGATATGAGCCagatggagaagaagaagaagaagaagtagaggaggaagaacaagaacaagaaaatgaGTATTCAAAATTGTCAAATGAAGAATTGAACAGAAGAGTTGAGGAGTTCATTCAAAGATTTAACAGGCAAATTCGGCTTCAAGCAGCTCAAAACAGAACCCAGCAAATGCAGAGAGGAAATTTTGTCCACCAGACCTCATTGGTAAAATGA